GTGGTTGCAGACACCCTCTCGGCTTCCATGGTGCCCCAGATCCTCGCCCACCCAGAAGGGGACACAGTGGAGCTTGCCTGTGAGGTGTCCAAGTCCACTGCCCAGCACACACATCTCTCTGTTGGCTGGTACCATCTTCTGGGATCGGGAGACCAGCGTACCGAGGAGGTCCTCACACTCTCCAAAGATTTTGTCTTAAATCCTGGACCTTCTTACACGCAGAGGTTTCTGGCAGGGGATGTGCGTCTGAACAAGATTGGGAACACCACATACAAGCTCTCCATTGGGGGAGTGGAGCTATCTGACCAGGGGCAGCTGTACTGTGAGGCAGCTGAGTGGATTGAGGATCCTGATAAGACGTGGAAGGACATCTCCCGCAAGCAAACAGAGAGGACGTCACTGACAGTCATAAGCCAAGGTAAGGCCCTTGCAAAATCACACATTGTGTCCAACTCCTTGGTGCATTCAAAGCTCTGCAGAAGCAGCTTTCAGTGGCCTTCACCTGCCTCTGTCGCAGCTGGTCTGGCTGCCTGTGCTGTGTGCCGAGGGGGGCGAACTGGACTCGGGGCCGTGGCAGCCCCTGGTTTAGGAAATGTTGATGCTTCTCACTTTGGAGGTTCATGCAGCCAAATCTCTGATGCTGGCAGTGGTCTTGCGTGCGAGGGCCCACGTGAGGTGTTGAGAGCAGCACGTGCCCACAGCGCACTGGCTTCTTGGCATCGTTAAGCTCCAGTGTGTGGAAGACCACGTTGCTAGACTGCCTTGAGGGTCTTGCAGCCTcgaaaaaacaaaatacataaGTCAGATGCCCGTTGCAGTGTCTTGGCAacaggcactgagggacatggggatgtgcTATGTGTGCTGCATGGCTGTGGTGTCATCTAGAGGTGGCTTGTCTGTCCGTGCTGCCACAAGTCTGCTGGCCTCCAGAGCAACAGGCAATGCTGCTCTTTAGACTATTCCTGTGTCTCCTCCTAGTAGTTCATATATGGGACTGTGGGACAGGCTGTGCTTTGTGGTGGGTGCACCAAGCTTACGCTCTAAGAAAATATAGTATTAAGTATTTATAAAGAGGAGGCAGACCTTCTACCACATAggagaagaattaaaataagaaagtttGAAAAACAACCCCTTGCCGGTGGTGCTGATTTGCCTCCACTCTGTCCCTGCCTGGCACCTCCTGTTCCCTCTGCCCAGCAGCTTCCCATGGCTCCTGGCATCTGTGAGCTGTGCATCACTTTGCTCAGGACTGGTGGGAAAATCCCTTTCCCCCACTGCCCTGACATGGTTGCAGAACTGTGTGTTTGCTGCGGCTCCTCTGAGCACCCTGCCTGCTCTCCCTCATGCTTCAAGCCCGTTCCTGGCTGCAGTCCCTTAAcctgctcttcctccagctgcctGTGGTTAGCTGTGcccagagaaagggaaaatctCTTTCCCGACAGTAAGTTTCACCTCAAAGGCAAGGTTGTATCTAGTTGACACCCCTTTAACACAGGCAATAACATGCAGTAAAATGAGAACGAGTCTCTCACAGAAAAGATTCCTGGGGAGGTGCTGTACCACGTCCCTATGCCTTGGGTGGAAGGAGGAGGCTGCAGAGCCAGGGTGGTGAGACGAAACTGGTGTCTCACAGGAGGGTGATGACTCAGAGCAGGAAACCAAAGAAATGGATGAGTAAGGGCCAAGCGCCccatttcttttgtttagaaataGAGAAACCTTGTCAGAGTTTACTCTTTGCACTGTGGTAGCCAGTGAGTTGGAGGGATGTGACAATGGTAAGAGGATAATGTGGTGGTTGTATTAGAGCTGCTGATATTGCCAGGGGGAATAGTGGCAGGAGTACAAGCCCTCCAGAACATCACACCTGCAGGACCAGGGTTTTTCCTCCAGTGCTGGGAGCTGGCAACCACTGTGACTGTGGCAAACTGCTCCAGTGGTTtctataaactcttcagaaaatatttgggaATGCCAAACATATCTGCAGTGGCTGGGATTCTTGTTCACAATCTGTTTATCAACCAGTGTTTAAGTTCACAGGCTGATCTGCTTTCAATAAAATATTAGAGGCCTTCCATTGGCATTCTGGGACCTACTCTATTTTACCTCCAAACTACAGAGCGTAGCCTTGCCCATGGTGTTAGGCGCAGGGGCACCACAGTGACCCAGAGAGATGGAGCACCACGAGCCAGGCTGCCTGCCTGGGGTGTTGGGGTTCAGTCCTACCTCCTGTTTTCTGGCTGTGCCACCACTGTGTGGGGTGACGGCACAGGGTGTCAGAGTACCCTGCGGGTCTCTGACTGCAGCCGCTCTCCAGCTGGGATGAAGCTGGGAACCAAGGGATGTTAGTATCAGAAGCTTTGAATACCCTGCGAGGAAGGTGAATCATATTGTAGGATCTAGAGACAGGATCCTTATGTCAGGTGCAGCTGACTGCCCGAGAGGGTCTGCCAAGGATAAGATGACTTTGTACTCCCTCTCTTTGCTTGGCACCTGCTGCTGGTCAGTATGGGGGCAGGACAGGGGCTAGGAGTTGACCTCCACCTCCTCttgctttcctccctccccgctCCACACTGCGACAAGCTTTGACATTTCTGCTTGCTGTAGGAACTAACCCAAAACCGCTCCAACTTTGAGAGCGTCTCTTGCCCACATCCTGCAGCAGCCAGTGAGGGCTGCAGCATATGGGACCAGCAGCATCAGCTTCAGAAGAACAACCTGTATTCCAACCCACACATCTTCTCCCACCGCAAACAGCAGAGTTAAAAGCTCCACTTTGTGCCcctttctgttttaaaggaTATTTGTTTCTTGAAGCAGAACAGCTCCAGGAAGCAAGATGGGGCAGCCCCCTGCAAAAGCCGATGCTTCAGGATTAGGGCAGCCCTTGGTTCAGATGCCTGAGTTGAATTAGTGGCTGATGTCCTGATGGGTGTTCAGCTCTTGCAGGAGGTCTAGCTGCTTTGAAGAGGAGACCTACCTCCTTAGGGCTCTGGTGCTTCCTCCACTTGTGACTGCTGTTTAGTGCCTGCACCTGGCACGTCTCCCCATTTTCCATCCTGATTATGTTCCTAATCAAAGAAAATGCTTCCATAGAGAATTCCCTCCCATTTACCTCTGCATGGCCATTGATGCTGCCAGGCAGGAGGGAGGCGTGAACAGAGCCACCCAGCCCCCTTTTTTTGATTGCCTACAGGCAGAGATCTCTCCGTGATCATCACTGCTGCTGAAAGCTCCCTTTCCGAAGGTGATTCCTTGCAGCTAAGTTGCATGGTGGAAGcccagaagagcagcagcaggcaatTCCAAGTGCTTTGGCTCCTCAACAGTGCGGAAGTGGCCCGGGTTGACCCCCGTGGCGTATTGATTTGGAAGGAAGAATATGAGGAGAGAGCCAAGCTGGGGCGGCTCCGAGCATTCAAGCAAAGCAACACAGTTTATGTCCTCATCATCTACGAGGTGGGGCTGAAGGACAACGGTACGTACCACTGCTCTGTTTCAGAGATGAAGACTCTTGGAGACTTCAATATCATCCAATCCAATCTGTCATCAGGCATCCAAGTCGATGTGAAACCAGTAGGTCAGTAAATCCTAATGGTTGTTCTTCTGGGTAAAACCTGCAGTGATTCCTGACTGGGGAACACGTCAAGTCTGGCCTTTCAGCAGAGGGAACACACCTGCTGTTTGCACCAAGAGCATGAGAGTGCCATAGATTTTGATAGATAATAATGGGAAAAGCACTTGCTCTAGTAAACATTAGCATGGCAGATGCAGCAGTTGTGAACTGTGTAAGCCTTTAGCtcagtctctttgcaataaGTTTTGGGGCAAATAGGTAGAGTTCTGGGGAGGTTGAGTCCTCCTGTGCCTTTGGTACAGAAAATTGTGTGCAACACCTGCTGCTGGTCCCAAGGCTCACAGGATGACCCAGAAGAACAGGTACTTCTGGATGGGGGGATCATTGCCATTTCCATCAGGGGGCGCTTTCTGTTTCGGAGGGATGACTTGtgagaaaaaaactctaagacAGATGTGTAGGAGACTATTGGTTTCCTTGCCATAGCTAGATTTTGGTTATTGTGATATAGCGGGAGCTGACTGTTGGGACTCTGTTTCttagtatttatttatgtatcaATGTCTCAGGAAAGAcattaaagaatgaaaaaaacccacagaaccCTCTCCAAAGTTATAAGAAAAGGCTGGTTGAAAATATCAGACAGTTCCTTTCCTTTTTGAGTGTCAAGATTTACCTGGTCTCTCCATTTAATGTCACGATATCACTAGCTTTCTCTGAGGACAACAACAACATCCTCTCCCACGCAATAACTGTTGTTTGCAGAGAGCCGAATGCACCTCTCCGTGTCTACCAGCACGCCACACATCATGGCAGGAGATGCCTTGATCCTCCTTTGCCAGGTGCAAGGAGCAACCAGCCCTGTGTCTGTGCAGTGGTGGCACCTGCCACCACAGCATTCAGGTCCTCAGGTACTGGTGGCCACCATGGAACGGGACGGCACCCTGAGCTTGGGCAGCACCTACCACAACAACAGGACTCGGGGGAGTCTCCAGCTGGAGAAAGCAAGCTCTGGCACTTTCACCCTGGTGATCCCCAACACATTGGACGAGGGCGATGGTGGGCGATATGGATGCAAAGTAACGGAGTGGTTCAAAGGCCAGAGCTGGACAGAGGAGGGGGAGACAACAGTGACAGTCAGCTCCATGGGTGAGTTGGGCCATCCTTATTTGTGGATGTTTCAAGCTGGACATGCTGGAgacaatattggagaagtggGTGGATGCACGTGGGTAGGTCAGAGGTCCTGCTGTGCCCTGAGTTCCACTGCTGGTGTAGGGTGAGCTGGAGCTGATCACTGGGCCCTGGAGTGCTTCAGTTTCCCCATTCCTAGAAGGGCGCTTGAGTCCTCCGTGAGATGTTTTGGGAGAGACAAGTGGGACACAACAGCTAAAATGCCCAGAGATCAGAAAGACAGTAGTTTGCTCAGCAGGTCTTTCTGACTGTCTCCTTaacttgaaatacaaaatattggTTTTAGCAGTGTAATTGCTTACAGTAATTAAGCTCCATAAAGGCACTTGCTGAATGGTGTGGTGGCCTTTGTCAGAGATGGTGCTAGCGTCTGATCACTTCTCCTGCCCTTCTGTCTGAGCAGAAACCTACAAACCTTCTCAGTGTGCAATGCTCACaccatttcttcttttgattGCTGGAACTGGGTGCTCTTATGGAGAGGCCGCTTTTGTCTGTGACTTAGCTTATTTTTCCGTGGTTATTGCTGGGCCAGGTGCCTAAGAGCACCGGTTGGGCCACAGGAGTTGTTAGGCTTTTGTGGATGGTGGAAAAGAGTAGCAAACAGGGAAGTAGCAGCACAGGGCACCCAGCTCCCTGCCACAGGGTGGGACTTGGGAGCCTGGAAGAGAGGGTACTTGGGAATggccggggggctgggggtgggagggcAGGGGCCGAGATTGAAGAGGGCGAGGGAACGTGTGTTGCTGGACAAGCGCAGTGAAACTTGGGGGAAGAGTGGCACGGGCAGCGGAGTGGCAGGACTGCTGGCTGCCTTGGGATTGTGGTGGCTGGGGCAGCACGGATAGCGCTGCGTGGGAGGGGTGGTGGCAAGGTGGTGCAGGGCAGGATTTCTGTCTTGGCACCAAGAGCTCTCTTCTCCTGAGCAGGTCTCAGTCTGCAGGCCACACTGAGAAGCAGGATTGCCACTGTCAGATATGGGCAGAGTTTTGAACTCGACTGCCAAGTGAGCGCCAGCTACACCTTCGAGGAGGTGCCGATGTCTGTACTGTGGCTCTTCCAGCCCAGCCTGCCCACCGGCCACTACCACGAGCTGGTCCGAGTCCTTCCCAATGGCACCACGGCTTGGAGCACAGCACAAGCACACTTCCAGGAGAAAGCCCAGCTGATGAGGGCTGCCACCTCCTTCAGGCTGCGCCTCCACAATGCTATGGCTGCTGACCAGGGGATGTACCAGTGTGTGGTGGAGGTCTGGAGAAGGAACACTCTGCCACTGGGGCAGTCGGCAGCCACTGTCAGGTCCAATTCCGTGGGAATAAAGGTGGTACTGCCAGGTAAGCAGTGACACAGGTGCTTCTTCAGCACAGATCTTTCCTTCTGTAGCTTTAAATCCATCAAATGTGGCCATCACAACCAGGACGACTGATAGCTAGTGTCCCCACCAAGGTCAACTCCCAGGCCACACAAGACAATACTGCCTGTCCTGTTACTTCctcagcacccacagctcctgacAACACTCTTGGAGGAAAATTTAGTATTGGGAAGTAGCAGTGTATATTTGTTTGCAGATTATGTTAAGCATATAGGAACTAACCTTGCCACTAGGATTTTAAGCCTTCTAGGAAGAAGTAGGGCTCCCCAAGAAGCCtagttgaatcatagaataacagaatgctttgggttggtggagaccttaaagatcatctaattgcaccccccaacccccagcagtgggcaggaacatctcccagtaggtcaggttgctcaaagcctcatccaacctggccttgaacacctccaggaatgagacatccacaacttctctaggtaacctgttccagtgcttcaccaccctcgcagtatgaatttttttccttatgtctaatctaaatctactgtctttcagtttaaagccattgctccttgtcctatcactacacatACTTGTAAAAAGTCCCCCTCTGGCTTTCTTCTAGGTCCCTTTTagttactggaaggttgctataaggtctccctggagccttctcttctccaggctaaacaagcccaaatctcttagcctgtcttcataggagagatgttccatccctctggTCACCTTtatgaccctcctctggacctactCCAGCAGGTCTGTGTctgtgctgagggttccagagctggatgcagcactcccggtggggtctcaccagagcagagtagagggggaaaatcacctctcttgacccACTAGtcatacttcttttgatgcagcctgggatggctttctgggctgcaaatgcactttggctcatgtccagcttttcatccaccagtgccCTCCagtggctcatgtccagcttttcatccaccagtgccCTCCAGTCCTCCtgagcagggctgctcttaagTCCTTCCTCCCCCAGCATATATTGACAccggggattgccctgaccaaGGTGCAGGGCTTTGCGCTTGACCTTGTTGACCTTCATGAGGTTTTCATGGGCCCGACTCTcgagcctgtcaaggtccctctggatggcagtgCTGGGCATGTGCTGTGTCTCACATTGTGTGGGCTTCTGAAGGGCAGCGGAGAGAAGCTGACCCCCAGAGCTGGTTCTAGGAGATGTCTCTGTCCCCCCTGAGCTTCCCGTGGTGTATTTGAGATTGGCTAAGAAAGTGCCAGGGCTCTTGGCTGGGCtgggagccagcactgagctaCAAGGTGTTGGTGGCTCTGGGCAGAGGTATCTCCTCCAGGCATGGCTGGGCTGTGCAGCTACCCACCTCTGCAGGCAGGGTCTGTGCCGCTGCCATGCGTGCCAGCACTGTGCAAGGAGCCTCATCCTCTTACGGAAGAAAGATGCTGCAAATGCATTGTAGCCCCCCTGCCTcccctggcagcagcacagtgtcAGCTTGCCCTGCTCTTGGCTGaggctgctgagggaactgaagAGTTGTCCTGACCAAAACCTCTGAGCCTGGCAGGCAGGTTGTGAAGAtaagggtttgttttttcttatgaCTGTTCTGCCAGCAGTGAGGAGTTCTTGCTCTATAAAGTGTTCCTTCCTCTAATCTTTTGATGTTTGTGATTGCAACCCAGTGCACTGAAATGAtgtattttctgtggtttttaaCCAATGGGTTTACTGTAGTGTCAGCTAATATGTTTCCCTCTCTGTTTGAGCTCGTTTCCATGgtttctccctcctgctccacTGCTGCTCTTTCCTTGACCCTGTGGAGTTGGGTGCTGGAGCGCTCCGTGTTACACCTGACCTAGAGCCAGCCCAGAGTGGGGGTTCTGTGGGAGGCCAGGGCTGACAACGAACAGTGGTTCTGAGCATGTGTTAGTAGCGTAAATGGCATTAAGATGAGCAGGTGTAATTGTAGATCGTCTATACCAAGGAGACGGTAGCAGTGGAGCAGCAAGGTATTTCGACATTTGGCTCCAAACATAATGCAGCCGTTACTGGATACTGCGATGCTATAAAGAATGTAGCAACTGGGAGGGGGTGATGCACAGCGGGAGGTGGCTTCTGGCTCTGGTATCATCTCCTTAAAAAAGTCAGCATAAGCTAGTGAAGGATATTTAGGAAGGCAGAGAAAGTCTGAGGAAGGTGCTGGCTCTAGCAGCAATAGGATGAGGCAAGGAATGAAGCTGCAAATCATGAAAGTCACCATCCTGTTTCTTCATGTATAAAATCTCATGGTTGGAGCCCGTAGTGATACTCCAGTACTTGACTTTTGCTTCCACGTTTTACTTACCATTTGGTGTCAGTCACTACTTTAGGAGTTCAAATGCCCCTGTGGATCTGACTTGTAGCTTCAGACACATAAAAGGTCATaacaggaggggaaggaaagatCCTTTTTGTGTCCAACTCCTCAGGTACTTCGCATCTGACCCTTGCTGGGATCCTACAAGTAGTGCCCTGAGCAGGTGGATGATGCCTAGCCTTAGCAGGACTGCTACCACTAGCCTCTCAGTGCAGCCACCCACAGTAGCTTCCCTTGGCTCCAAAGCAATTCACGGGGGGGATTACAGCAGCCACCCCTCTGGCCGGCTGGCTCACATGGGTCGCTGCAGCGGCTGtgccctcctgctccctcctgtgctcctgctgctcccaagCCAGGCAGAAAGCACGGCATCAGCAGGCAGCATTCACAGAGACAGGCAGCAAGAAACTGCTTGGTTAATTACATTGAAATTGAAATGGAATGGGAAAACAGCATCATCTCTTTCTGTGCCAAAGGAAAAGGCAGGCAGCTACTCTGCCCTTTTCAGTAATTGATCTTtaatgggaaagagaagagactTGGAGGTGAAAGAAAGGGGCTTTGCAGCAAGTGCTCTGCTTCCTTTCGAGGTGATCTTCTCCAAGAGCTTAACAGCAATTTTTCCTAATCAAAATCGAGTGCTCACAGCAGCTGATCCTGTGCTTTTTGCTGAGCTCTGGTAGATTTTGCAGAGCGTTTGCTGCCCTGATGGGTGTCAGGCCAAGCCATGCTCAAGCGAGAGGCCCCCTTGGGCAGTTTGCTGCTTCCTGTGCTGGCAGCTTCTTGGGTTTGGGGAAAGGTTTTACCCACCCGCCCCGACCATGGCAACACTGCTGGGAGAAGCTCGCTTCAAGGGAGGTGTGTGTTTTGGTCGAGCATAGCTCCACAGCTGACTCTTCTGGAGCAACTTTTCGCAGGGAGAAGTGTCAGAGCTGCTTGTGACGAGCAGTGTGGTTGCTCTGCCAGCACGCTCTTGTTGGCAGCTGACGTTGGGGAAGGCACATCCGTGTGTCTGACATGGGAAGGCTGTCCTTGCTGTCCACCACCTCTCCTGGACctgcctgctcctctcttgtggCCTTTGAAAAGGAGGTAAAGGCTCTAGTTAAACTACGTGTGAGGatttttagttttctctttGGCAGAATTTACTTCTGGGTCCCTCCTGGACTTCAACAGGCTGGCTGAGTGATATTCCTGCTGCACTGAACAGCTGAAGTTAAGAAACAGGTGtcttattttttccagtgatCTGTTCACCtgtcacagaaacacaggatCGCTGAGGTTGGTAGGGACCTCTGGATGTCATCTTGTCCAAGCCTTTGCTGAAGCAGAGCCACCTAAAGCCCAGAACTgacttttgaatatctccaagggcGGGAGACTCTCCCTCTCTGAAGTTTTGTGCTTCCTTAGAGCTGGCTCTGGCCTGGGTGCACTTTAACTGCTGAAGTTGGAAGACATTAACTTGCATCTGCTTTCCAAGTGTGCCCAAGCCTACTTGGTGTCTGCATGTGAGATTCTGATGAATTTGCACAGCTTCCTGATTAGGGTGATTGCcttcttctctcttctgcttcttacCTATCCCCATTCCTTCCGAGCAGGGCATGTGTGCTGTGAAATGCAGAATGGGACTTTGGAATGGCCACCTCCCGGTGGCTGTCACTGCTGAAATTCTCACCACTCAGGTGAGGTAAGCAGATACTGGGATTTATGGACATTCAAGTCCTAGTATAGAGGAAACTGCCTAGCTTTTGGTGACAGTGTGTCTGTTagcagtgtggagaggaggaagtgCAATAGGGTGCCAAGAGAAAGAAGCAGTGTAAGCGGGTGAGAGCTGGGAGATTTTTGTTGGGAAATTTGAGATGGAGGCGGAGACAACGCACAGGGATGTCAAGGGCCATCAGTTggatattttgcttttacagaCCTCAAAAGAGACATTGATGGCCTCTGAAGCAGATTGTTTGAGTTTTGAGAAGAAATGCTTGAAGGAAGGGGAAATGTGTGGGCTCTATTTTGTAGCGTCCTTCTTCCCCATCAGCCACTGCAGGAAAAGTCACAGCTCCATTGTGGTCCACAGGCTCTCTCCCTAACCTGCTGCTGTCACATCCCTTGGTGAATTGCTGTAGAGGAGAGCCCCCTGCTGAGCCTGTGGCAGCAGATAGGGGGCTGAGATGCTCTGCAGGGACGTCTCGGTGTGTTCTCTGCAGCCTGTTTCCGAACCATCACCCAGAGGCTAAGATTTAACGGAGCTTACGTTCCCCCAGCCTTCACAGCACAGGGCACCCTACTGTTCATCATGTACACAAGGAAAATCCAGAGAACATAAACTGAGCCTACAGATCCTTAAAACCGTGATGGTGTCTTGTGCTGGGTAATTTCTGTCTACCCACAGCTATCTGTGTGCGCTCCTTCACCTGACTGCTGGCCCCATCTGACAGCGTGGaggggagggctgagagggAGCGCAGGCAGTCAGAGGCCCTTCGAAGAGACAGGTTCACAGCCTTTCCGCtactgggggaggaggaggaggaagggcatCAGCAGTGGGTGGTGTGTGGCAGGAAGGGGGTCCCTCAAACCAAGGGCAGCACAGGCACATTAGGAGCAACAACAGCGTATCCTGCCAggggggcagagctgcaggcagcagcacagcttcccTCTCCTGAGCTGCTTAGCATTAAATTGTACAATTGCCAGGTGTAATCACAGTGGATGTTCACGACTATGTTATGTGGTTTCTGGTTAATAACCACAGCAAACACTTGAGGTGGTGACTTGT
This genomic window from Phaenicophaeus curvirostris isolate KB17595 chromosome 1, BPBGC_Pcur_1.0, whole genome shotgun sequence contains:
- the CD101 gene encoding immunoglobulin superfamily member 2 isoform X2, which codes for MGLTWCLAAAFLLLFLLGLSTGQRVVTVQKGPLYRVRGSHVTLWCKVSGYQGPAEQNFQWSIYLPSAPEREVQIVSTVDPSFPYAIYTQRVRSRGIYLERVQGDAVLLHITDLQDRDAGEYECHTPNTDERYFGSYSAKTNLSVVADTLSASMVPQILAHPEGDTVELACEVSKSTAQHTHLSVGWYHLLGSGDQRTEEVLTLSKDFVLNPGPSYTQRFLAGDVRLNKIGNTTYKLSIGGVELSDQGQLYCEAAEWIEDPDKTWKDISRKQTERTSLTVISQGRDLSVIITAAESSLSEGDSLQLSCMVEAQKSSSRQFQVLWLLNSAEVARVDPRGVLIWKEEYEERAKLGRLRAFKQSNTVYVLIIYEVGLKDNGTYHCSVSEMKTLGDFNIIQSNLSSGIQVDVKPVESRMHLSVSTSTPHIMAGDALILLCQVQGATSPVSVQWWHLPPQHSGPQVLVATMERDGTLSLGSTYHNNRTRGSLQLEKASSGTFTLVIPNTLDEGDGGRYGCKVTEWFKGQSWTEEGETTVTVSSMGLSLQATLRSRIATVRYGQSFELDCQVSASYTFEEVPMSVLWLFQPSLPTGHYHELVRVLPNGTTAWSTAQAHFQEKAQLMRAATSFRLRLHNAMAADQGMYQCVVEVWRRNTLPLGQSAATVRSNSVGIKVVLPDAPPLQVLRASYSSVLEYGAEFSSHDKKSRFLSQRTSSNVFWLRILSANPGDQGRYYCVVEEWLWLVDSWYKLGEGASGRTTLAFKLPEHELHLEKTNYSISAREGEDVTLHCLLQDACPPTTRILATWFKGKESSDSKPLVTVHRDGAIEYSQESLSRRLHLRRPTAGDFSLTLRSVEEGDAGVYYCQVQEWRQQSERKNWLMQALAHSGYTRLTTIPPESTVLSRICSSPPLLNFILYLPLTLILLLALAVFCWYFKFRKSKNANITEDQLMELQGAGGVKKT
- the CD101 gene encoding immunoglobulin superfamily member 2 isoform X3 yields the protein MGLTWCLAAAFLLLFLLGLSTGQRVVTVQKGPLYRVRGSHVTLWCKVSGYQGPAEQNFQWSIYLPSAPEREVQIVSTVDPSFPYAIYTQRVRSRGIYLERVQGDAVLLHITDLQDRDAGEYECHTPNTDERYFGSYSAKTNLSVVADTLSASMVPQILAHPEGDTVELACEVSKSTAQHTHLSVGWYHLLGSGDQRTEEVLTLSKDFVLNPGPSYTQRFLAGDVRLNKIGNTTYKLSIGGVELSDQGQLYCEAAEWIEDPDKTWKDISRKQTERTSLTVISQGRDLSVIITAAESSLSEGDSLQLSCMVEAQKSSSRQFQVLWLLNSAEVARVDPRGVLIWKEEYEERAKLGRLRAFKQSNTVYVLIIYEVGLKDNGTYHCSVSEMKTLGDFNIIQSNLSSGIQVDVKPVESRMHLSVSTSTPHIMAGDALILLCQVQGATSPVSVQWWHLPPQHSGPQVLVATMERDGTLSLGSTYHNNRTRGSLQLEKASSGTFTLVIPNTLDEGDGGRYGCKVTEWFKGQSWTEEGETTVTVSSMGLSLQATLRSRIATVRYGQSFELDCQVSASYTFEEVPMSVLWLFQPSLPTGHYHELVRVLPNGTTAWSTAQAHFQEKAQLMRAATSFRLRLHNAMAADQGMYQCVVEVWRRNTLPLGQSAATVRSNSVGIKVVLPESKLQVSTKESSVEIAGGADAAIECRIVFAQNNSQFAVTWYLLPHLADAPPLQVLRASYSSVLEYGAEFSSHDKKSRFLSQRTSSNVFWLRILSANPGDQGRYYCVVEEWLWLVDSWYKLGEGASGRTTLAFKLPVL
- the CD101 gene encoding immunoglobulin superfamily member 2 isoform X1 translates to MGLTWCLAAAFLLLFLLGLSTGQRVVTVQKGPLYRVRGSHVTLWCKVSGYQGPAEQNFQWSIYLPSAPEREVQIVSTVDPSFPYAIYTQRVRSRGIYLERVQGDAVLLHITDLQDRDAGEYECHTPNTDERYFGSYSAKTNLSVVADTLSASMVPQILAHPEGDTVELACEVSKSTAQHTHLSVGWYHLLGSGDQRTEEVLTLSKDFVLNPGPSYTQRFLAGDVRLNKIGNTTYKLSIGGVELSDQGQLYCEAAEWIEDPDKTWKDISRKQTERTSLTVISQGRDLSVIITAAESSLSEGDSLQLSCMVEAQKSSSRQFQVLWLLNSAEVARVDPRGVLIWKEEYEERAKLGRLRAFKQSNTVYVLIIYEVGLKDNGTYHCSVSEMKTLGDFNIIQSNLSSGIQVDVKPVESRMHLSVSTSTPHIMAGDALILLCQVQGATSPVSVQWWHLPPQHSGPQVLVATMERDGTLSLGSTYHNNRTRGSLQLEKASSGTFTLVIPNTLDEGDGGRYGCKVTEWFKGQSWTEEGETTVTVSSMGLSLQATLRSRIATVRYGQSFELDCQVSASYTFEEVPMSVLWLFQPSLPTGHYHELVRVLPNGTTAWSTAQAHFQEKAQLMRAATSFRLRLHNAMAADQGMYQCVVEVWRRNTLPLGQSAATVRSNSVGIKVVLPESKLQVSTKESSVEIAGGADAAIECRIVFAQNNSQFAVTWYLLPHLADAPPLQVLRASYSSVLEYGAEFSSHDKKSRFLSQRTSSNVFWLRILSANPGDQGRYYCVVEEWLWLVDSWYKLGEGASGRTTLAFKLPEHELHLEKTNYSISAREGEDVTLHCLLQDACPPTTRILATWFKGKESSDSKPLVTVHRDGAIEYSQESLSRRLHLRRPTAGDFSLTLRSVEEGDAGVYYCQVQEWRQQSERKNWLMQALAHSGYTRLTTIPPESTVLSRICSSPPLLNFILYLPLTLILLLALAVFCWYFKFRKSKNANITEDQLMELQGAGGVKKT